A window from Bacteroidota bacterium encodes these proteins:
- a CDS encoding glycosyltransferase family 2 protein gives MNQPIDVSIAIPCYQEENHILENVKEIYRVMDGTKYSFEIIFVEDASSDNTKEKIFEIARTFPNVKYLLHEKNIGKGGAIASGVKIASGKYIGHIDIDLEISAEYIPKLLAELESEYDIALVKRKINFNPKFILRDAGGIIHRTFVKNFLSIPATDVQSGCKFFRREALLPLLDKVQSKGWFFDVEVMTHAYKKNYRVKQIPGFYIRRRKKSTVNFFSDGIKQFNDLLKFRKLLKKK, from the coding sequence ATGAATCAGCCCATTGATGTTTCGATTGCAATTCCTTGTTATCAGGAGGAAAATCATATTCTTGAAAACGTGAAAGAAATTTACAGGGTAATGGATGGTACAAAATACAGTTTTGAAATAATTTTTGTTGAAGATGCGAGCAGCGACAATACAAAAGAGAAAATCTTTGAAATCGCCCGCACATTTCCCAACGTAAAATATTTGCTTCATGAAAAAAATATTGGCAAAGGCGGAGCCATAGCCAGCGGAGTAAAAATAGCAAGTGGAAAATATATCGGGCACATAGATATTGATTTGGAAATATCGGCCGAATACATTCCGAAACTTTTGGCGGAATTGGAAAGTGAATACGACATTGCACTCGTAAAGCGCAAAATAAATTTCAATCCTAAATTTATTTTAAGAGATGCGGGTGGAATAATTCACCGCACATTTGTAAAAAATTTTCTTTCCATTCCGGCTACCGATGTGCAGAGCGGCTGCAAATTTTTCAGAAGAGAAGCATTGCTGCCGCTTCTGGATAAAGTTCAATCAAAGGGATGGTTCTTTGATGTTGAAGTAATGACGCATGCTTACAAAAAAAATTACCGCGTCAAACAGATTCCCGGTTTTTACATCCGCAGAAGGAAAAAATCTACAGTAAATTTTTTCAGCGATGGAATAAAGCAGTTTAATGATTTGCTGAAGTTCAGAAAACTTTTGAAAAAAAAATAA
- a CDS encoding PorV/PorQ family protein, which yields MKKILLLLSVINSVFSFSQAPKYSNEFLAIGVGGRALGMANACTATTEDVTSGYWNPAGLLGIKNDLQLGLMHSEYFAGIAKYDYGAVARKLDSSSAIAFSVIRFGVDNIPNTTELIDAGGNIDYDRITQFSAADYAFLLSYARSPKIKGLRLGANAKVIRRIVGDFAGAWGFGLDAGAQYEWKDWKFGAMARDVTSTFNAWSFNLSDEMKDAFIATGNELPANSIEITLPRLIVGAAKKIPMMKNITALAELNFDITFDGMRNVLIKSNPVSADPHAGIEIGYKGIVFLRGGVMNIQQEQDVTGKTMTTMEPNFGMGIRIKRISIDYARTNLGNQSAALYSHIFSLRLDINKQAK from the coding sequence ATGAAAAAAATTCTTTTACTTCTCAGCGTAATCAATTCTGTTTTCAGTTTTTCTCAGGCACCCAAATACAGCAATGAATTTCTTGCCATCGGAGTGGGAGGCAGAGCCCTTGGAATGGCAAATGCCTGCACGGCAACCACCGAAGATGTAACTTCCGGCTACTGGAATCCGGCAGGGCTTCTCGGAATAAAAAATGATTTGCAGTTGGGTTTGATGCATTCGGAATATTTTGCCGGCATTGCCAAATACGATTACGGGGCGGTTGCCCGGAAACTCGACAGCAGCAGCGCCATTGCTTTCAGCGTGATTCGTTTTGGCGTGGATAATATTCCCAACACCACCGAACTGATTGATGCGGGAGGAAACATTGACTATGACCGCATCACCCAGTTCTCCGCAGCCGATTACGCGTTTCTTCTTTCGTATGCGCGCTCTCCGAAAATAAAAGGGCTTCGGCTGGGCGCGAATGCAAAAGTTATCCGCAGGATTGTTGGCGACTTTGCGGGCGCATGGGGCTTTGGTCTGGATGCGGGCGCGCAGTATGAATGGAAGGACTGGAAGTTTGGCGCTATGGCGAGAGATGTTACTTCCACATTCAATGCATGGAGTTTTAATCTTTCGGATGAAATGAAAGACGCCTTCATTGCAACAGGAAACGAACTTCCTGCCAACTCCATTGAAATTACTTTGCCGCGCCTGATTGTGGGAGCCGCAAAAAAAATTCCGATGATGAAAAACATTACCGCCCTTGCCGAACTGAATTTCGACATAACTTTTGACGGAATGCGGAACGTGCTCATCAAGAGCAACCCCGTCAGCGCTGACCCGCACGCGGGAATTGAAATAGGATATAAAGGAATTGTGTTTTTGCGCGGAGGTGTCATGAACATTCAGCAGGAACAGGATGTAACCGGAAAAACCATGACTACGATGGAACCGAATTTCGGAATGGGAATACGCATCAAACGAATCAGCATTGATTATGCAAGAACCAATCTCGGCAACCAGTCGGCTGCTTTGTACTCGCATATTTTTTCATTGCGCCTCGATATTAACAAGCAAGCGAAATAA
- the odhB gene encoding 2-oxoglutarate dehydrogenase complex dihydrolipoyllysine-residue succinyltransferase: MAQIEIKVPSPGESITEVTISRWLKKDGEYVNKDEEVLEIDSDKATLTVSAEQAGVLKTSAKDGDVVKVGSSVGKIDTDAKAPAKSEVKVEKVEVKAESKQQVEKKKETASVVSPPTSVGAATPLAKKIMEENKLTQKISGTGENGKITKDDVLKAMSKGFGGEKGFGGTRDKEKIKMTPLRKKLAQRLVAVKNQTAMLTTFNEVDMSKIMELRAKYNPQIEKQFGTKLGFMSFFTKAVCEALQLFPSVNAMIDGEEIVYHKFCDVGIAVSAPKGLVVPVVRNAENLGLAEIEMKIKKLAIKARDNKITLEEMEGGTFTITNGGVFGSLMSTPIINPPQSGILGMHNVVERPVAMNGKIEIRPMMYVALSYDHRIIDGRESVGFLVKVKEMCENPSRMLFGGKNPEEVLLGL; encoded by the coding sequence ATGGCACAAATCGAAATAAAAGTCCCAAGTCCCGGAGAATCCATCACCGAAGTCACCATTTCGCGATGGCTGAAAAAAGATGGTGAGTATGTGAACAAGGACGAAGAAGTGTTGGAAATTGATTCGGACAAAGCAACACTTACTGTTAGTGCAGAGCAGGCAGGTGTGCTGAAAACTTCCGCAAAGGATGGAGATGTGGTGAAAGTCGGGTCATCAGTTGGAAAAATTGATACAGATGCAAAAGCACCCGCGAAGTCAGAAGTGAAAGTTGAAAAGGTAGAAGTAAAAGCAGAAAGCAAACAGCAAGTGGAAAAGAAAAAGGAAACTGCGTCAGTCGTCAGTCCTCCGACATCTGTCGGTGCTGCAACTCCCCTCGCAAAAAAAATAATGGAGGAAAATAAACTCACGCAAAAAATTTCGGGCACTGGGGAAAACGGAAAAATTACAAAAGACGATGTGCTGAAAGCAATGAGCAAAGGTTTCGGAGGCGAAAAAGGATTTGGAGGAACGAGAGATAAGGAAAAAATTAAGATGACTCCGCTGAGAAAAAAACTTGCGCAGCGTTTGGTTGCGGTAAAAAATCAAACGGCCATGCTCACTACGTTCAACGAAGTGGACATGAGCAAAATCATGGAACTGCGTGCAAAATATAATCCGCAGATAGAAAAACAATTCGGCACCAAGCTCGGCTTCATGAGTTTCTTCACCAAAGCCGTTTGCGAAGCATTGCAATTGTTTCCATCGGTAAACGCAATGATTGATGGTGAAGAAATCGTATATCATAAATTCTGCGATGTAGGAATTGCGGTGAGCGCACCAAAAGGTTTGGTTGTTCCTGTGGTTCGCAATGCAGAAAATTTAGGGCTTGCAGAAATAGAAATGAAAATAAAAAAACTTGCCATCAAAGCACGCGACAATAAAATCACGCTCGAAGAAATGGAAGGTGGAACATTTACGATTACAAATGGCGGAGTGTTCGGTTCGCTGATGAGCACGCCCATCATCAATCCTCCGCAAAGCGGAATTCTCGGAATGCACAATGTAGTGGAGCGACCGGTTGCCATGAACGGGAAAATAGAAATCCGCCCGATGATGTATGTGGCGCTTTCTTACGACCACCGAATTATTGACGGAAGGGAATCAGTTGGGTTTTTGGTTAAGGTGAAAGAGATGTGCGAGAACCCTTCGCGCATGTTGTTTGGAGGAAAAAATCCTGAGGAAGTTTTGCTGGGATTGTAA
- a CDS encoding (2Fe-2S) ferredoxin domain-containing protein, whose product MKFDKHIFICTNQRAQKPGEKPSCGEEHGMAIVEAFKTKLKAKKLPIKVRAQRAGCLDVCLYGQTVAVYPEGIFYVGVELKDVDEIIEEHIINNRPVQRLLLSPDKY is encoded by the coding sequence CTGAAATTCGACAAACATATTTTCATCTGCACCAACCAGCGCGCGCAAAAGCCGGGAGAAAAACCTTCGTGCGGAGAAGAACACGGAATGGCAATTGTGGAAGCATTCAAAACAAAATTGAAAGCAAAAAAACTTCCGATAAAAGTCCGTGCGCAGCGAGCGGGTTGTCTGGATGTTTGCTTGTACGGGCAAACAGTTGCCGTTTATCCGGAAGGAATTTTTTACGTGGGCGTGGAATTAAAAGATGTGGATGAAATCATTGAAGAGCACATCATCAACAACCGCCCGGTTCAGAGATTGCTTCTCTCTCCTGATAAATACTGA
- a CDS encoding 2-oxoglutarate dehydrogenase E1 component, translating into MEKQTYISASEISAVDDLYQKYLSNGNDLDVGWKKFFEGFEFARKSYEEVSASAAVPENVKKEFAVINLINLYRAVGHLFTHTNPVRERRKYSPSLDEIELIGLSQSDMDTVFHAGNEIGLGDAKLRDIIFFLKETYCRSIGAEFRYIRNAEIVKWLQEKMEGTRNTPNFSKEEKIEILNDISKAVIFENFLHTKFVGEKRFSLEGVEALIPALDSVINKGASLGIKEFIIGMAHRGRLNVLANILKKTYENIFTEFEGKEFEESLFDGDVKYHQGYSSNVITKNGEKVHLSLTPNPSHLETVGPVAEGISRAKIDTTHAGDDSKLCPILIHGDAAVAAQGVVYEVVQMVKLDAYKTGGTIHLVTNNQIGFTTNYLDARSSTYCTDVAKVTLSPVFHVNADDIEAVVFTVQMAMEFRQQFKRDVFIDLLGYRKYGHNEGDEPRFTQPLLYKIIASHPNPREIYIKKLIEENVIDEAQAKQIENNFRNLLSERLSEAKQIKKTKVTSFLEGQWKGIKMSDEKDFEKSPDTSVDKKILLDIGNKITEVPKGKKFFNKIEKLFRDRQTMLEGDGKLDWAMGELLAYGTLLNEGHSVRFSGQDVERGTFSHRHAVIKLEDSEEEYIPLATAENNSRFMIYNSHLSEYGVLGFEYGYAMASPESLCIWEAQFGDFANCAQVIIDQYISAAEDKWRRMNGICLLLPHGYEGQGAEHSSARIERFLTLCAENNMYVINATTPANFFHALRRQLKTPYRKPLIAFTPKSLLRHPKCTSKWEELSNGGFKEIYDDANANPSSIKKIVFSFGKIYYDLLAKKEELKNTDTALVRIEQIYPFPKKQFADILAKYKAAQNFLWVQEEPQNMGAWGYLLRTVVPYLKGGQLKCIARPESASPATGSKKVHEVQQKEILEKTFS; encoded by the coding sequence ATGGAAAAACAAACGTACATTTCCGCTTCCGAAATTTCTGCCGTTGATGATTTATACCAGAAGTATTTGAGCAATGGAAATGATTTGGATGTCGGCTGGAAAAAATTCTTTGAAGGATTTGAGTTCGCACGGAAAAGTTACGAAGAAGTTTCCGCTTCTGCCGCAGTTCCCGAAAACGTAAAAAAAGAATTTGCTGTAATCAATCTCATCAATCTTTACCGCGCGGTCGGGCATTTGTTCACGCATACCAATCCTGTTCGTGAGCGCAGAAAATATTCTCCTTCGCTCGATGAAATTGAACTCATCGGGCTTTCGCAATCTGACATGGATACGGTTTTCCATGCGGGAAACGAAATTGGGTTGGGCGATGCAAAACTGCGTGATATAATTTTTTTCCTGAAAGAAACCTATTGCCGTTCTATTGGGGCGGAGTTTCGTTACATACGCAATGCGGAAATTGTAAAATGGCTCCAGGAAAAAATGGAGGGCACGCGCAACACTCCGAATTTTTCCAAAGAAGAAAAAATAGAAATCCTCAATGACATTTCCAAAGCAGTCATCTTCGAAAATTTTTTGCACACAAAATTTGTAGGCGAAAAAAGATTTTCGCTCGAAGGCGTGGAAGCATTGATTCCTGCGCTTGATTCTGTTATTAATAAAGGCGCCTCGCTCGGCATAAAAGAATTTATCATCGGCATGGCGCACCGGGGAAGATTGAATGTTCTTGCCAACATCCTGAAGAAAACCTACGAAAATATTTTTACCGAATTCGAAGGCAAAGAATTTGAGGAATCGCTTTTTGACGGTGACGTGAAATACCACCAGGGATATTCTTCGAATGTGATTACGAAGAACGGAGAAAAAGTTCACTTGAGTTTAACTCCCAATCCATCGCATCTTGAAACGGTCGGTCCGGTTGCCGAAGGAATTTCGCGCGCGAAGATTGACACAACTCATGCGGGCGATGATTCAAAACTTTGTCCCATTTTAATTCACGGTGATGCTGCCGTTGCAGCGCAGGGAGTTGTGTATGAAGTGGTGCAGATGGTGAAACTTGACGCTTACAAAACAGGAGGAACCATTCATCTTGTTACGAACAATCAAATCGGCTTCACCACAAATTATCTGGATGCACGTTCTTCCACTTACTGCACGGATGTAGCGAAAGTTACGCTCTCGCCCGTGTTTCATGTGAACGCAGATGATATTGAAGCGGTGGTTTTCACTGTGCAGATGGCAATGGAGTTCCGCCAACAATTCAAGCGCGATGTATTTATTGATTTGCTCGGCTATAGAAAATACGGGCATAACGAAGGCGATGAACCACGATTCACTCAACCGCTGCTCTATAAAATTATTGCTTCTCATCCTAACCCGCGCGAAATTTATATCAAGAAACTCATAGAGGAAAATGTGATTGACGAAGCGCAGGCAAAACAAATTGAAAATAATTTCAGGAATTTATTGAGCGAACGTTTGAGCGAAGCAAAACAAATCAAGAAAACAAAAGTTACTTCTTTTCTCGAAGGGCAATGGAAAGGAATTAAAATGTCGGATGAAAAGGATTTTGAAAAATCTCCCGATACTTCCGTTGATAAAAAAATTCTTCTCGACATCGGAAATAAAATTACGGAAGTTCCAAAGGGAAAAAAATTCTTCAACAAGATTGAAAAATTATTTAGGGACAGGCAGACAATGCTCGAAGGCGATGGAAAATTGGATTGGGCAATGGGAGAACTTCTTGCTTACGGAACTTTATTGAATGAAGGCCACTCGGTTCGTTTCAGCGGGCAGGATGTGGAGCGCGGAACTTTTTCGCATCGGCACGCTGTAATAAAATTGGAAGACAGCGAAGAAGAATATATTCCACTAGCGACTGCAGAAAATAATTCGCGTTTCATGATTTACAATTCCCATCTTTCCGAATACGGAGTATTGGGATTTGAATACGGCTATGCAATGGCTTCTCCTGAATCGCTTTGCATCTGGGAAGCGCAGTTCGGGGATTTTGCAAACTGCGCGCAGGTAATTATTGACCAGTATATTTCTGCTGCAGAAGATAAATGGAGAAGAATGAATGGAATTTGTCTGCTGCTTCCGCACGGCTATGAAGGACAAGGCGCGGAACATTCCAGCGCGCGCATTGAACGGTTTCTCACGCTGTGCGCAGAAAATAATATGTATGTGATTAACGCAACCACCCCCGCGAATTTTTTTCACGCATTGCGCAGGCAATTGAAAACTCCCTATAGAAAACCGCTGATTGCATTTACCCCGAAAAGTTTGCTCCGCCATCCGAAGTGTACTTCTAAATGGGAAGAACTTTCAAATGGCGGCTTCAAAGAAATTTATGATGACGCAAATGCCAATCCATCTTCTATAAAGAAAATAGTTTTTTCTTTCGGGAAAATTTATTACGACTTGCTTGCGAAAAAAGAAGAACTGAAAAATACCGATACCGCTTTAGTCAGGATAGAGCAGATATATCCCTTCCCGAAAAAACAATTTGCAGACATTCTCGCGAAATATAAAGCGGCACAGAATTTTTTATGGGTGCAGGAGGAACCGCAGAACATGGGCGCGTGGGGATATTTGCTTCGCACGGTTGTGCCGTATTTAAAAGGAGGGCAATTGAAATGTATTGCGCGCCCTGAAAGTGCAAGCCCTGCAACAGGATCTAAAAAAGTTCATGAAGTGCAACAAAAAGAAATTTTAGAAAAAACTTTTTCATAA